Genomic segment of Corynebacterium appendicis CIP 107643:
GCGGTAACGGCCGGCCTGCGGGCGTTCGTAGCGAAAGAACGGGCCGTAGTAATTGAGCTTGACCGGCAGCTGGCCGCGGTCGAGATTGTGCTCGATCACCGAACGCATGACACCCGCTGTGCCCTCCGGGCGCAGGGTGACAGAGCGGTCGCCGCGGTCGGCGAAGGTGTACATCTCCTTCGAGACCACATCGGTGGACTCGCCGACACCGCGCGCGAAGAGCGTGGTGTCTTCGAAGATCGGCAGCTCAATGTGCTGGTACCCGGCCAGATGCGCCTGGTTCACGAACTCCGAACGCACCGCGTGGAAGGTCGCGGACGCCGGGGGCACATAGTCCGGCACCCCCTTCGGCGCGGACAGGGGCTGGAACTTCTCGGATTTCTGCTGGGTATCGCTCACGCCGGTCGATCTTAGCGCGAACGGCCAGCGGCGCTGAGATACGGGTTTGCCGCGCGCTCTTGGGCCACCGTGGTGGCGGGGCCGTGGCCGGGCAGGACGGTAAGCGCGTCGTCGAGCTCCCAGACGGGGCCGGCGAGGGTGCGGTCCATGGCAGCCGGATCACCCAACGGCAGGTCGGTGCGGCCGATAGAACCAGCGAAGAGCACGTCCCCGGCGAAAACGACATCTTCATCAGCAGCGATGAGCAGGGACGAGCCCGGCGAATGTCCAGGCGCATGGACGACGCGGAAATCCATGCCAGCAAAGGTCATGGTCTCCCTCGCTTTCAGGTGGCGCAGCTCGTCCGGCTGCTTCATCGAGTCGACCTCGAAAATGCGGCCGAAGTCACCGGGCGCACCCCACTTCGGATCGAGCATCACCTCGTCGTCGGGGTGGATGTAGACCGGCACGCCGAACTCGGCGCAATCGCGGGTGTGGTCGATGTGGCCGTGGGTCAGAACGACGGCGGCGAGGCGGGCACCGGCATCGTCGATAAGCTTCTGCACCTGGTCGCGGGAATCCTTGCCCGGATCGACGACGAAAGCCTCGGGGTTCTCCCCCGAGGCGGTGACGACGTACGTGTTGGTGCCGAACGGTCCTGCGGTGAATCCTGCGATCTGCATGGCCGCCAGTCTAGACGCAGCAGGCGGATCCGCCGCCGGATCTCTTATTTCGACAGCGAGTCCACGGCGGCGTCGTAGTCGGGCTCGTTCGCGATATCGTCGACAAGCTGTGTGTGGATGATGTTGTGGCCCGCGTCGGCGACCACGACAGAGCGGGCTAGCAGTCCCTTGATTGGCGAGCCTTCCATAATGACGCCATAATCCTCGCCGAAGGTGGAGCGGAATGCGGAGGCGCTGACGACGTTCTCGATGCCCTCGGCGCCGCAGAAGCGCTGCTGGGCGAAAGGCAGGTCCTTGGACA
This window contains:
- a CDS encoding MBL fold metallo-hydrolase gives rise to the protein MQIAGFTAGPFGTNTYVVTASGENPEAFVVDPGKDSRDQVQKLIDDAGARLAAVVLTHGHIDHTRDCAEFGVPVYIHPDDEVMLDPKWGAPGDFGRIFEVDSMKQPDELRHLKARETMTFAGMDFRVVHAPGHSPGSSLLIAADEDVVFAGDVLFAGSIGRTDLPLGDPAAMDRTLAGPVWELDDALTVLPGHGPATTVAQERAANPYLSAAGRSR
- the tpx gene encoding thiol peroxidase, giving the protein MADISFRNEPTTTSGELPAVGEKLPSFELVGGDMDSVTDADFDGKRIVLNIFPSVDTGVCAQSVRRFNELAAGLDNTVVLCVSKDLPFAQQRFCGAEGIENVVSASAFRSTFGEDYGVIMEGSPIKGLLARSVVVADAGHNIIHTQLVDDIANEPDYDAAVDSLSK